The following are encoded together in the Deinococcus multiflagellatus genome:
- a CDS encoding V-type ATP synthase subunit I, with product MINPMQQVVVAGRQSDSRAVMQALQQAGVLHIVPLEAQGFQSGPLSGQAAEERRDTERLLARVESTLGELDATRVTRAALPAESEWSALIEQAAGPASALIERETDLRADLDTQRSYGEVVSALARAAGGLDRSQRVALLPLTVESAAELQAAQSALEAELPGRFAMGTERVGERLTAVVVAVLRAERDRARVALGKARLGELRLPGRFERLPLSEVAAAFEQVARTAPQALEQVEAEKRTLAAQHGSTLAAIRDALADRVGIDDARAQTARGKYGFVLQGFVPADRVADLQAALAPYKQSATFELHPVDPHHGDGVPVQLKNSSYTENFEFMLNISDPPKYGTFDPSWVVAWFFPLFFGFIVADIGFGLVFLIAALWGLGKARRGQSLPIGLLGITLDPATLKRVGVVLRTMSLWAIAWGVATGEFFGNILEKLHVFFYDPALIQRVWGVQFSANTLEHLKEEGHLKGLIPIIFPRVLSEFSNTIMLICIAVGVIFMLWSWALKAQLTWKHKHMHHFWEAVGMLGGLVGLILLAYVSKAGQNFGALGNFGNPLVLVMLLGFVVFVIGLIASKTPLMLIELLSNGGNIISFTRLFAVGVAAAILANLATDVGWGLGGVLPVIGPLLGIVVGLIVHTFLFVLTILGHIMQPIRLVWVEYLNPTGFYQETGVRYSPFAPAARK from the coding sequence GTGATCAACCCCATGCAGCAGGTGGTGGTCGCCGGCCGTCAGAGTGACAGCCGCGCGGTCATGCAAGCCCTGCAACAGGCGGGCGTGCTGCATATCGTGCCCCTGGAAGCCCAGGGCTTTCAGAGTGGCCCCCTGTCCGGGCAGGCCGCCGAGGAACGGCGCGACACCGAGCGCCTGCTGGCGCGCGTCGAAAGCACCCTGGGTGAACTGGACGCCACGCGCGTGACCCGCGCCGCGCTGCCTGCCGAAAGCGAGTGGAGCGCCCTGATTGAGCAGGCCGCCGGGCCAGCCTCGGCCCTGATCGAGCGCGAAACCGACCTGCGCGCCGATCTGGACACCCAGCGCAGCTACGGCGAGGTCGTCTCGGCCCTGGCGCGCGCCGCCGGCGGCCTGGACCGCAGCCAGCGCGTGGCCCTGCTGCCGCTGACGGTGGAAAGCGCGGCCGAACTGCAAGCCGCCCAGAGCGCCCTGGAAGCCGAGCTGCCGGGCCGCTTTGCCATGGGCACCGAGCGGGTGGGCGAGCGCCTGACCGCCGTGGTCGTGGCGGTGCTGCGCGCCGAGCGTGACCGCGCCCGCGTGGCGCTGGGCAAGGCCCGCCTGGGCGAACTGCGCCTGCCGGGCCGCTTTGAGCGCCTGCCGCTGTCCGAAGTGGCCGCCGCCTTTGAGCAGGTGGCGCGCACCGCGCCGCAGGCCCTGGAACAGGTGGAGGCCGAGAAGCGCACCCTGGCCGCCCAGCATGGGTCCACGCTGGCGGCCATCCGCGACGCGCTGGCCGACCGCGTGGGCATTGACGACGCCCGCGCCCAGACCGCGCGCGGCAAGTACGGCTTCGTGCTGCAGGGCTTCGTGCCCGCCGACCGCGTGGCCGACCTGCAGGCGGCCCTGGCCCCCTACAAGCAGAGCGCCACCTTCGAGCTGCACCCCGTGGACCCGCACCACGGCGACGGGGTGCCGGTGCAGCTGAAAAACAGCAGCTACACCGAGAACTTCGAGTTCATGCTCAATATCTCGGACCCGCCCAAGTACGGCACCTTTGACCCCTCGTGGGTGGTGGCGTGGTTCTTCCCGCTGTTCTTCGGCTTTATCGTCGCGGACATCGGCTTTGGCCTGGTGTTCCTGATCGCCGCGCTGTGGGGCCTGGGCAAGGCCCGCCGGGGCCAGAGTCTGCCGATTGGCCTGCTGGGCATTACCCTGGACCCCGCGACCCTCAAGCGCGTGGGTGTGGTGCTGCGCACCATGAGCCTCTGGGCGATTGCCTGGGGCGTGGCCACCGGCGAATTCTTCGGCAACATCCTGGAAAAGCTGCACGTGTTCTTCTACGACCCCGCGCTGATTCAGCGGGTCTGGGGCGTGCAGTTCAGCGCCAACACCCTGGAGCACCTGAAAGAAGAGGGCCACCTCAAGGGCCTGATTCCCATCATCTTCCCGCGCGTGCTGTCGGAATTCTCCAACACCATCATGCTGATCTGCATTGCGGTGGGCGTGATCTTCATGCTCTGGAGCTGGGCGCTGAAGGCGCAGCTGACCTGGAAGCACAAGCACATGCACCACTTCTGGGAAGCGGTGGGCATGCTGGGCGGCCTGGTCGGCCTGATTCTGCTGGCCTATGTCTCCAAGGCGGGCCAGAACTTCGGCGCGCTGGGCAACTTCGGCAACCCGCTGGTGCTGGTCATGCTGCTGGGCTTCGTGGTCTTTGTTATCGGCCTGATCGCCTCCAAGACCCCGCTGATGCTTATTGAGCTGCTGTCCAACGGTGGCAACATCATCTCCTTTACCCGTCTGTTCGCTGTGGGCGTGGCCGCCGCCATTCTGGCCAACCTCGCCACCGATGTCGGCTGGGGCCTGGGCGGCGTGCTGCCGGTCATCGGGCCGCTGCTGGGCATCGTGGTCGGCCTGATCGTTCACACCTTCCTGTTCGTCCTGACCATCCTGGGCCACATCATGCAGCCCATCCGTCTGGTCTGGGTCGAGTACCTCAATCCCACCGGCTTCTACCAGGAAACCGGCGTTCGCTACTCGCCCTTCGCCCCCGCTGCCCGTAAGTAA
- a CDS encoding V-type ATP synthase subunit E has product MSLGDILETEIQGEVARIRAEGQARAEQIVAQAQERARTLIDSRQRALQADYAAGLTRARSAADLDANAQRLSAGDTLQVQAFQAAEQTLHEVTTVPEYTQILVRLIDEGLQALPNAEVVEAASAEHGAVHQALAQLGRTLQVRANEQVKTGVRLVGPGGKTSVQNTLLGRLQAGRADLSAQVSRLLAES; this is encoded by the coding sequence ATGAGCCTAGGCGACATTCTCGAAACCGAAATTCAGGGCGAAGTCGCGCGCATTCGCGCCGAGGGGCAGGCCCGTGCGGAGCAGATCGTGGCCCAGGCGCAAGAACGCGCCCGCACCCTGATCGACAGCCGCCAGCGCGCCCTGCAGGCCGACTACGCCGCCGGGCTGACCCGCGCGCGCAGCGCGGCCGATCTGGACGCCAACGCCCAGCGCCTGTCGGCGGGCGACACCCTGCAGGTGCAGGCCTTCCAGGCCGCCGAACAGACCCTGCACGAGGTCACGACCGTTCCGGAATACACCCAGATTCTGGTGCGCCTGATTGACGAGGGCCTGCAGGCCCTGCCGAACGCCGAAGTGGTGGAAGCCGCCAGCGCCGAGCACGGCGCCGTGCATCAGGCGCTGGCCCAGCTGGGCCGCACCCTGCAGGTGCGCGCCAACGAACAGGTCAAGACGGGCGTGCGTCTGGTGGGCCCAGGCGGCAAGACCAGCGTGCAGAACACCCTGCTGGGTCGTCTGCAGGCCGGCCGCGCCGACCTCAGCGCCCAGGTGTCGCGCCTGCTTGCCGAAAGCTAA
- a CDS encoding V-type ATP synthase subunit K, protein MKNTAFAAAKYLPALTAMTLFGSAFAQEAAAGGDAGATAAGLKAIGAGLALGLGAVGTGLAQGPIGAAAAGVVAERPEKFGQMAIWFFIPETLVIFGFVGFFLLRG, encoded by the coding sequence ATGAAAAACACCGCATTTGCCGCCGCCAAGTACCTGCCCGCCCTGACCGCCATGACCCTCTTCGGTTCCGCCTTTGCCCAGGAAGCGGCGGCTGGCGGCGACGCCGGCGCCACCGCAGCGGGCCTCAAGGCCATCGGCGCGGGCCTCGCGCTGGGTCTGGGCGCCGTGGGCACCGGTCTGGCACAGGGCCCCATCGGCGCGGCGGCGGCTGGCGTCGTGGCCGAGCGTCCCGAGAAGTTCGGTCAGATGGCCATCTGGTTCTTCATCCCCGAAACCCTGGTGATCTTCGGCTTCGTGGGCTTCTTCCTGCTGCGCGGTTAA
- a CDS encoding V-type ATPase subunit subunit G family protein, with amino-acid sequence MDVSSRVLSELASREAALDAQIEAARAQAQQAVAAAEAQAASILRDADAQVKAMQAEHEQKLSAEMQAIRDTARAQAQSDAAQTRARAESKLAQAVDTIMRAVLP; translated from the coding sequence TTGGACGTCTCAAGTCGAGTCTTAAGTGAACTGGCCAGCCGTGAGGCGGCGCTGGACGCGCAGATTGAAGCCGCTCGCGCGCAGGCGCAGCAGGCCGTCGCCGCGGCCGAGGCACAGGCGGCAAGCATCCTGCGAGACGCAGACGCTCAGGTCAAGGCCATGCAGGCCGAGCACGAGCAGAAGCTGTCCGCCGAGATGCAGGCGATCCGCGACACGGCGCGCGCCCAGGCCCAGTCCGACGCCGCGCAGACCCGCGCGCGCGCTGAGAGCAAGCTGGCGCAGGCGGTGGACACGATCATGAGGGCGGTGCTTCCGTGA
- a CDS encoding V-type ATPase subunit has protein sequence MNNPYGYINGRVRMMRTALVEARALDEAASTVNYQEFLRQISETPLREDLGDATAQGAGLGQLDEALSRNYLRSVAHLRSIATGQPAREIEALLLRYDLQNVKTLVRGVLTGRPADDIVAGLIPAGTMPWPVLQGAAQSADVPSLAQTLSVAGGKIGQILRAAVAGGASSLLDLEVALDQGYYRAVLAGVRGTNVRRYFTREIDIRNLLIARQLRGSAPNARYFIPGGRDVTESDFLRIAGGDNSVGSPELQAIAEAADLGTAEAIARRTLDQASRNVAMADALGPGVALDYLRRKEQEIARMRLIGRAKYYGLSKEELAKELQGE, from the coding sequence GTGAACAACCCCTACGGGTACATCAACGGCCGCGTGCGCATGATGCGCACCGCCCTGGTCGAGGCGCGGGCACTGGACGAAGCCGCCAGCACCGTGAACTACCAGGAATTCCTGCGGCAGATCAGTGAAACGCCGCTGCGCGAGGACCTGGGCGACGCCACCGCCCAGGGCGCGGGCCTGGGCCAGCTGGACGAGGCCCTGAGCCGCAACTACCTGCGGTCCGTGGCGCACCTGCGCTCGATTGCCACCGGGCAACCCGCCCGCGAAATCGAGGCCCTGCTGCTGCGCTACGACCTGCAAAACGTCAAGACGCTGGTGCGCGGCGTGCTCACGGGCCGCCCGGCCGACGACATTGTGGCGGGCCTGATTCCGGCAGGCACCATGCCCTGGCCTGTGCTGCAAGGCGCGGCCCAGAGCGCGGACGTGCCCAGCCTGGCCCAGACCCTCTCGGTGGCGGGCGGCAAGATTGGTCAGATTCTGCGCGCGGCGGTGGCGGGCGGGGCCAGCAGCCTGCTGGACCTGGAAGTGGCCCTGGACCAGGGGTACTACCGCGCGGTGCTGGCCGGCGTGCGCGGCACCAACGTGCGGCGCTACTTCACCCGCGAAATTGACATTCGCAACCTGCTGATCGCCCGGCAGCTGCGCGGCAGCGCCCCCAACGCCCGGTACTTCATTCCGGGCGGGCGGGACGTCACCGAAAGCGACTTCCTGCGCATTGCGGGCGGCGACAACAGCGTGGGCAGCCCCGAGCTGCAGGCGATTGCCGAAGCCGCCGACCTGGGCACGGCCGAAGCCATTGCCCGGCGCACCCTGGACCAGGCCAGCCGCAACGTGGCGATGGCCGACGCCCTGGGCCCCGGCGTGGCGCTGGACTACCTGCGCCGCAAGGAGCAAGAAATTGCCCGCATGCGCCTGATTGGCCGCGCCAAGTACTACGGCCTGAGCAAGGAAGAGCTGGCCAAGGAGCTGCAAGGTGAGTAA
- a CDS encoding ammonium transporter has protein sequence MLKTLLPLTVLLGTSALAQTGAPKLDTGDTAWMLVASALVLLMTPGLAFFYGGLSRTQSVLNTMMMSVVSIGLVAVLWLLLGYSLAFGEGGNALVGSLVHVGLDGLAGGLTGTIPTYVFAAFQAMFAIIAVALISGAVIERMRFGAFVMFGALWSLLIYAPLAHWVWSADGWLFKLGALDFAGGTVIHIAAGVSGLVAAAVLGARLGFPRTAHVPHNVPFVLLGAGLLWFGWMGFNAGSALAANQTAALAFITTLIAPAAAMLTWLGLESVRTGKPTAVGAATGLVVGLVAITPACAFVSPAASVLVGALGAAASFATVQFKTRLKADDALDVFACHGVAGIVGALLTGALAWTTGSGKPVGEQLVIQLVGVLASVAYTALGSYVLLRIVGLFMPLRVPVSQEVAGMDVSAHSEQGYADNETGLGAPVFVGGD, from the coding sequence ATGCTCAAGACCCTCTTGCCCTTGACCGTGCTGCTGGGCACCAGCGCCCTGGCCCAGACTGGGGCCCCCAAGCTGGACACCGGCGACACCGCCTGGATGCTGGTGGCCTCGGCCTTGGTGCTGCTGATGACCCCGGGTCTGGCCTTTTTTTACGGCGGCCTCAGCCGCACCCAAAGCGTGCTGAACACCATGATGATGAGCGTGGTGTCCATTGGCCTCGTGGCCGTGCTGTGGCTGCTGCTGGGCTACTCGCTGGCCTTTGGTGAGGGCGGCAACGCCCTGGTGGGCTCGCTGGTGCACGTGGGCCTGGATGGTCTGGCCGGCGGCCTCACCGGCACCATTCCCACCTATGTCTTTGCGGCTTTTCAGGCCATGTTCGCCATCATCGCCGTGGCCCTGATCAGCGGGGCGGTCATTGAGCGCATGCGTTTTGGCGCCTTTGTGATGTTCGGGGCGCTGTGGAGCCTGCTGATTTACGCGCCGCTGGCCCACTGGGTCTGGAGCGCCGACGGCTGGCTGTTCAAGCTGGGCGCGCTGGATTTCGCAGGTGGCACCGTGATTCACATTGCGGCCGGGGTCAGTGGCCTGGTGGCCGCCGCCGTGCTGGGCGCCCGCCTGGGCTTCCCCCGCACCGCCCATGTACCGCACAACGTGCCGTTCGTGCTGCTGGGCGCTGGCCTGCTGTGGTTCGGCTGGATGGGCTTTAATGCCGGTTCGGCGCTGGCTGCCAACCAGACGGCCGCCCTGGCCTTCATCACCACCCTGATCGCCCCCGCCGCCGCCATGCTGACCTGGCTGGGCCTGGAAAGCGTGCGCACTGGCAAGCCCACCGCCGTGGGCGCCGCCACCGGCCTGGTGGTGGGTCTGGTGGCCATTACCCCCGCCTGCGCGTTTGTCAGCCCTGCCGCCTCGGTCCTGGTGGGCGCGCTGGGCGCCGCCGCCAGCTTTGCCACCGTGCAGTTCAAGACCCGCCTGAAGGCCGACGACGCCCTGGACGTCTTTGCCTGCCACGGGGTGGCCGGCATCGTGGGCGCGCTGCTCACCGGGGCCCTGGCCTGGACCACCGGCAGCGGCAAGCCCGTGGGCGAGCAGCTGGTCATTCAACTCGTGGGCGTGCTGGCGTCGGTGGCCTACACCGCGCTGGGTTCGTACGTGCTGCTGCGCATCGTGGGGCTGTTCATGCCGCTGCGGGTGCCCGTCAGCCAGGAAGTCGCCGGCATGGACGTCAGTGCCCACAGCGAGCAGGGCTACGCCGACAACGAAACCGGCCTGGGCGCCCCCGTCTTCGTGGGCGGCGACTGA
- a CDS encoding P-II family nitrogen regulator, producing MKLVTAVVRPERVQQVKEALFQAGISGITLSRVSGHGGEQEIVEHYRGTRVMVEFRDKVEIRMALSEPFVQVAIDAICKGARTGEVGDGKIFVQPLEQVYRIRTGERDNAALTPVTETKLTPV from the coding sequence ATGAAATTGGTCACGGCAGTCGTGCGCCCAGAACGGGTGCAGCAGGTCAAAGAGGCGCTGTTTCAGGCGGGCATCAGCGGGATCACGCTCTCGCGGGTCAGCGGCCACGGCGGCGAACAGGAGATCGTGGAGCACTACCGGGGCACCCGCGTCATGGTGGAGTTCCGCGACAAGGTGGAAATCCGCATGGCCCTCAGCGAGCCCTTCGTGCAGGTGGCCATTGACGCGATCTGCAAGGGCGCGCGCACCGGCGAGGTGGGCGACGGCAAGATCTTCGTGCAGCCGCTGGAACAGGTGTACCGCATCCGCACCGGCGAGCGGGACAACGCCGCCCTGACCCCCGTCACCGAAACCAAGCTCACGCCCGTTTAA
- a CDS encoding V-type ATP synthase subunit F: protein MSKVVVLTDHETATGFRLAGAEVVDTTPEAAQRELERLITEGDYGLVAVDTGLIPDPQAATARVMRGRDLPILLPIPSLKDAFNPNTVDAKAYMGKLVRDTIGFDIKL, encoded by the coding sequence GTGAGTAAAGTCGTCGTGCTGACCGACCACGAAACCGCCACGGGCTTTCGCCTGGCCGGCGCCGAGGTGGTGGACACCACCCCCGAGGCGGCCCAGCGCGAGCTGGAACGCCTGATCACGGAAGGCGACTACGGTCTGGTGGCCGTGGACACCGGCCTGATTCCCGATCCGCAGGCCGCCACGGCCCGCGTGATGCGTGGCCGCGACCTGCCGATCCTGCTGCCCATTCCCAGCCTCAAAGACGCTTTTAACCCGAACACTGTGGACGCCAAGGCCTACATGGGCAAACTGGTGCGCGACACGATTGGGTTCGATATCAAACTGTGA